The genomic window GctagtaaaaagaagaagaataaacagAAGACCGGAGATGTAATCAGAAGGCACAGCGAGACAGTGGTGACTCCGCGGgggatgggtgatgggtgatgggagagagagagttttttttcACAAGGCAGCGTGTTTGCTCCTGGAGTGGCAGTCAGTTTACGCTGGTGTGCGTACGCAGCAGCAGACACAAGGCTCTGAGCGCTGATTGGATTTAATCCCCCCCACCGGCCATCAGTTACAAGTTGGCCTTACTTCATTAAATTAGACGTCCTCTCTTAAACAAGAACATCCAGtgtgcccctccccctccaaaaaacaaataatgtggCCAACACGCACAACAATGATTCAGTTGAAATGCCGATATTACCAGAGCATCATCCCCTAGAATGTCTCTCCCTGCAGCTGGTTGAACGGCGTTTCACCAGTATGTGTGGCACTGGCGGTTGTTTGCCAAAACAGGGCCGGGTGCGCAGCCATCGATTGCCGAGGTCTCCCCCCCCGAGTTATGCGTCGTCGTACTTCTGCAGGGCCTCCTCCAGCTTGCCCGTGATTTTCTGGAAGAAGGCAATCTGCTGCTGCAGGTAGTGCTGCATCTGTGCCTTGTAGTCGCGCACACGGATCTGGTGGAAGTGCTGGATCTCAGCCAGCGTGGCGCAGGAGATGATGTTGCAGCGCTCGTCGATGCCTTCCGCCTGCGCCCGGTccatcttcccctcctccacGTGCTTCTGGCTCTCTTTCACCTTCGTCAGGGctcctgtttttttgtgtgtgtgtggggaaggGGTGAGAAAGCAAAAACTAGAATCAGGATTCATTTCGTTGTTGTAAGTGCTTCACCCacgtcatttatttattaattttgaatCGTCCAGATACTACTTTATTTTTACCAGTGTGGAGAATCAGCTCACAAGTAGGctacataaaaaacaaacaaaaaacacttaacTCGTCTAACAAACTCTTTTTGTCAGGAAAGTTAATGAATCCTCTCGAGATTATTGGCTCTTAAGATGCAAGAGCACAGCTCAACAGTACATTTATAACTTCAGGGAACCGGCTGAAAATAGTTTTGATGAACAGTTTGTTCCAAATTCCCTGAGATCCAGAGTCTATGGTTTGGAAATGTGAGGGGGCCCGACTCTTGATAATATCTATTACAGTATGTCACGTTATTGGCCTTTTCTAAATAACCATTTAAGGGTATTTTGTTGGCAATATTATGGGACGAGATGGCACTCGGCTTGCGGTGCTCAAAGCgccattctttaaaaaaagtcatgGAAGAAATGCCGCATGTAATGAGTTCTGAGAGAAACTGACAGGTTGTGCCTTCTGTCTGATCCAACTACTTAGCAATGTCACGGCTGGTgtcaaaggagaaaaaaaacaactttctcGGGCAGGGCTTGTGACATGAATGCCGACGCATGTGTGCTTCCACGGTTACACAGTTAGTGTTTTTCTTggaatgtgtgagagagagagagagacgggaacAAACACAGCTGTCCAAAGACTTAAATGCCGATCCCCAAAGGTGTTTTACCTTAAAGGTAAAGGCTGAACTGAGGCGGAAGggttgttgccatggagactTCATGAAAAAAGCCAAGAGTTCAGTCAGAGAACATGGTGTCAGCAAACTGTGACATGCAGACAGCCGCATTGTTTCCACTGTATTCTTCTATCTGCAGCGGAAATAAGACGCAGAGTCGGTCGAGTGCAGGGCTGCAAATGGGCCTCGGGgtaatttgttttttcttcttcatttttgaAACAATGTCCTGCATTATCTCTTACTTAAAGAGGAACTGCACCCTTCAGCATGTTTTAAGCCTTAAACTAAACAATATAACTCCACTTGTGTTAATATTCACATTTCATGGTGGAAAAATGGCTCCAAAGGACATCTACTGTTTAGAATCAGCCTGAATCGGTTCAAAGCCAATTCTAAGACTGTTTGGGACTAACCTTACaccatgaaacaaaaacatgtcaacGCGCTCTCATCAGACCCCCCGTCCTCGTCTCTCCCCACAGCGTATGTATCATATTTATGGTTACGTTAAATCAATTCAATttcttaaattacattttcagatttGAAGATCATACAATGGCGCTGTGGGAATGGATGTCGGATCACAGCATCACCCCCCCAGGCTACTGTGAGGGGTGATGAGCCGATGAGGTCTGCAGAATGCTGCGGTGTCAGGCTCTGAAAAAGAAAACCGATGAGAGGAAATCCTCCCTGGGCGTACCGAGGTGGCAGTCGGCCCTCCTGGACTTAGTTAGTAGGCAGCGGCTTCAGCtcttacacccccccccccttcactgtTACACAACACCGAGCTACCGCGATGCCTGTGACCTGATCAGCAGGAGGCAATCCCCCCCAGCCCATCTCGTCATCCGTTCGCGCACCGGAGGACATTTAAATGGCCCGTGACAGCAACACACCAGAGAGACCCCGCTGTGTTTGCACAGGGGGAGTCAGAGGGGTGACTCAGCAGGATAAAACACAACATCTTTTGTGAACCGGCGCTTTCCCCTAACTCGCCGGATCATTGTTTTATCTGCTCCGTAGATTTAAGTTGGTGAGGAAAGGGAGGCGACGGGAACGAAGCAGGAAAGCTTTACTTTTCAGCTTTACCCGAACGCATCACGGATTCACCCTCGATGTCTTTGATGGACGGCAAACTGATTCAATTACAGCTCTATCATAAAGCGCTCTATCATTTTAGTTAAATTGATAACATGCCCTAGTCTAAAGTCCActacacgtttttttttccttccttgaAGGTAACATTGGAGGCAACATCAATAAACCCTCAATAATTACCCTCTGAGTAAATGTTTGAACAAGAACGGGTAGCGTTTTGATATTCGCCTGACAAACAGAGATGTGACCACAATGTTTTTCACACTCTCCGTGAGCTGGAGCACAAAAGAAATTACATTGTTCTCTTGTAACCGGACAAAGTGAACTCTATCTTTGGGTTGCGAACAGCAAGTTCTTATGAAACCCCCGTcgcctcccttcctctttctcaaGAGCCTGTAATAagcagacacaacaacaaaacctcCAGTCCGGATCCAACCGCTGCTGCAACATCAGATCAGGACAAAAATAACATAATGTCCAAACATAAAAGAGACGTGGAGCTCGAAAAGTTTTCTGAAAGCAACACCAGGTATGATGTCGATATAATGGGCATCCCCACCACCACGCTAATGGCTAATGGTGCCCCCCGAGGAGGTGGCAATCAATGTGGTGATGTCCGGCGTCCCTCTGTGGGGCGGCTCCCATTTCGCTGGCCATTTccaaggagaggaataaaaaccTGTTTGCGGCCGCGATGTGGCAGACATCGGGAGGGGGGCTGAAAATGGAATTGAGTTTTCGATAAGGCTGATGCTTTGGCAGGCTTCCTCAtgaagagaggagcagtgaTATGAAGAGATAACCTCCTAAACAGGGTCGGAGGCTGCGCTCACGAGCCTGCACTTACAAAGCTTCTGCGATTTCCCCTACTGACCTCAAATCTTGATTATCGCGCAATTCAAGCACAGCTGAGTCCCAGCCGACCTGACCCACGTTGCCGGTTGCTGGACACTTTGTCATGGAAATGTGCATTCTGGTCTCCGGGTGTCCAAACCGGGAGAGAGGAATGTCACGAGGCTCACCTCGTGACGGAGCAAAGGCACCCCTGAACGTTTTTTCTCCACGCGTTTTTCAGGGGGGCGGAGAGGAAgtgttttattcaaatataaaaaagggggaaaagggCAGACAAAAGTAttcacacaatgacacacaagtaaaaaatctgtatttatggcttcataaaaaaaattaaaaaccacACCTGCTCTTACTAATTGCAGTCCTGCATGGCGTGTTAACAAATGTCAAGTGGTGGGTGATTCcagatgaggagatggagagcgTGGATGTCGAGTACCTTCTCAAACACTCGCTGGAAACACGAAAGGCAATTTTTGAGAAGCAAGCGGCCATTTCGGCTGTCAAGAACGAGGTAACCAAGAAGTCTCACTGGCGTAATGATAAAGGGGGGTGGGAAGAACTGGAGGACCTAAATGTCTTCTGcccacaaaagaaaacatgtaatTTGGGATCCAATATATATACTAGGCTTCTTCGAGCCATCAGGACTCGGCTTGTCACACCTTATTGTATGCTTTAtttgggctgtgtgtgtgtttgattttgagCTGACTGGGAAGTTTTTGTGTCCTAGCTGCAGCCTAAACACAGTTGGGCCCAGTGTTTCTAAAAGTGATAAACCGAGATGTCATCAGACAAGGTTTATCCTTTCCTTTAATTGTGAACTTTAGTGCAGCATTGACAAgtcaaaaataatacaaaaaaattgtattttcagcGATACACTAACACAAACCCAGAATAATCTGATTAAGACGATATTTTCACAATCATGTAAAGTGAGATGTAAAAACTAAATCTTCAAACGATATTTCCCCAACCAAAATATTTCACAGCAGACTTTCTGACAAATTGAGAGAAATGATGTGCTTGTTATTGATCAATTTTGACGCATTACATGTGCCTCACGATGTGCCACACTGAATAATCAgccctttaaaaaatatatatatatacaagttaGAGCATTATCTAAATGATAGGCCATGTAACGAGAAGGATTAGATCACACCATCCTTTGTGCATATGAAGCCCCATCTTCCTGTATGGTGGCCTAGGTGGCCCATATTCAGACTGGAGGGGCACAAAGCCATGTACAAGTGTCCATAAAGCGGGCCGGTCAACCCAACACAGTGGGGAGGAGCGATTTTTGTGGTTGGAGCTGCACGTTTCCTTTACGTTGATCCAACCCTGACTTTTTGTGCACGagacaacacaacacaaggacacatgggGGATTCAGGCCCTCCGAGCCTACACTAATCCTTTATGATGGGACACCCTGTAATGGGAAATTCCAAACCCACGGTTGTGACAAAACGGGGAAGCAACATTCATACTGCCCCGGGctcattcatatttgttttgcatgccacaagattttatttttacctGGAACCCGGCAGCTTCCTTTTGCTGTGGACAGCAATTCAAACAAAAAGCCACTTTGTTTGACTATTTCCTAGGCCAGAAAACACACTGTATCGCTTTAAACACAGAGCATCAGCTAAACTTGTGGTGCAGAGTGAGATTTAAGATCCCACATGTACCATGTTGTGTTATCATTGTGTCTGCATTTATCATCTTCACCTTTGTGGAGTTGTGGGTCTATAATGGGCCTTCTCTTTAGTGTCATTTTTCAACAATACTATAGTCTTTCATTATATTCTAGGGGGAACCAAGTTACGAAACACAGAAGTGTCCTTATGTCCGTGAAAGCAGCTTTACACATGCAAAGCAATGAACCAGTGTGTGACAAGTGTACAAAATGTGTATGACGGGTGTTGTCGGTGTTTTTGTTTACCTTTCTGCACGTGGATGATGTCTGGGTAGTTCGCCAGGTGTCCCTGGTAGAGAGCCAACAGATCCATGATTGGGTCCAGGTCCTTGCTGGGCTGCTCGGCAAAGTACTCCCCGACGGCATCGTACGCGTCGCCGGTGAAGGCGATGGCCTGGTTGAGGCCCGCGGAGTACGCCTGCTGGTCCATCTCGAAGGCCTGGCCGAGCACCTTGAACGACAGCCCCACTTTCTGGTACTCCTTCCGGAAGCCGGCGATCTGCTTGCGGGCGAACTCGTTGGCGGTGGCGCTGAGCTGCAGCGCGCCGTCGTCCATGCGCTTGGTGAAGGCCCGGAACCCGTCGATCTTGCTCTCGACCTCCTGGAAATCGAGCGGCGCCGCCGGGGTGCTGATGGTGAGGAAGAAGTTGGCCCCCACCATCTCGTCCTTCTCCGCCTTCCGCTTGCCTAGCTTCCAGGCCTTCTCGTCCGCGCTGTTGCAGCGGATGAAGTGCTGGAAGACGTCGCAGCGCGCCAGCACCGGGTGGCTGGTCATGTGGTTCATCCACCACGTGAGGCCCTTCCTGCGCTTGGAGATGAAGTCCTCCTCGAAGCGCCCCGTCGCCTGCTTCTCCGGGATGTGCGGCACCGAGATGACGGGGAACTTCTCCACCAGTCGTGCATACAGCCAGTCGAAGTGCTTGTAGCGGCGGTTCACCTGAGTCTGCGTGTGCGTGGGCGTAAGCTTATAGGAGATGTAGCTCTTCATGCCCTTGAACTTGGTCTGCTTGGTGGGGTCGTCAATAGTGCATGCGAACGGGTACGGGTTCTCCTGCCACTCGGGGCCGTGCGGGCCCAGCACCACGCAGATCTTGTCACCGTCCTTCACGAAGCCCGACGCCTCGCCGAGCACGAACGCCTCCCCCCCGGACTTCACAAAGGTGGAGAAGCGGTTCAGGTTCCTGCTGACCGTGGCGGAGCTCTTGGCTTGCTGCGCGTTGCCCCTTGCCGCGCAGGACGTCGACACCCGGTAAGTGGACGGCCCGTTGCCCTCGAAGTCGTGATACCTTCCACCCACGGTGCCCGGCTCGTCTGCGACCGTCGAGCTGTCGTCCCAGTCGTCGTCCCAGTCGTCGTCGCTCCCCTGGCTGGGCTGCTGGTACGTGTGCTGCGGCTGCTGCGTGGGGGCCGATAAAGTGGCGACACTGGGCGCGGGTGGTTTAGAAAAGTTCTCGGCTTTATTCGGTTGCTTATTCGAGTCGTCGAAGCCTGCCGGCGGGATGTTAGCGTACCGGGAGTCCGGGTAAGTGTCCCCAGATGTTCCGccgctgctgttgttgttgttgagcgcGGAGGCGACGTCGTTCTGCAGGACCTCCACATAGGACGCGGGGAACAGCCCCCTCTCCCCGCGGCTGTTTGATCCCTCGAACCAGCCGTCGATGTCCTGCTCGCTGTGCAGAGTCAGCACCTCGTTCTCCCTCACCGACACCTCCCCGGGGTTCTCCGAGTTGAAGTCGTACAGCGCCCGGGCTCTGAGCGCCATGATTCGCTGCGGctgggaggagggagagcaggacAGCGGCTAGCGGGAGGGGGGCTTGCCGGCCAGGGGCAGGAATGGAGCGTAGCGGGGCAGCCAGGCTAACTCAGGCAGCCCAGCAGAAAACTACTCTTCACAACTCCGCGTCCAAAActtctgagagagagaaacacacacacgcgcgcgcgcgcgcacacacatacacgtacacacatccctccttcctcccagtcaaacatgagaggaaacagcagtgtgtgtttttttttaatccagagGTCGCAGCGTGTGAAACTgcagagcatatatatatatatatatatatatatatatatatatatatatatatatatagttagttATATATCTACAGCAGCACTGGTCTGAGCTCCGCTTCGCTGCTCTCCAACCCTCGGACGCTTCTGCCCTCACGCGCTGGCTGCGCAGCGAGCCCGCAAATCGACCCAGGCTGGGTAATCGAGGGCGGAGCTACAAGATGCCGCAATCCGCCCAGACAACACAAATCAAGCTGCATGCGAGTAGCGGAGCATGCGAGTAGCGGAGCACTTTCCAGACGTGTTGAGTGCTTCACCCCTCcacaaaacataataataacatatcaCACGAGCCTCGCCACCCTGTGAAGACCGTTTGCCGCATTTGACTAAATACGTGGAGCACAGGGCTCTGCTAGAAGTGAAAGCGTGAGCATCACAATATAGTGAGAGTACCAAACGCAGAATGGCCCGTTTTAGAGTACTATACGGGCATTATATTATTGGATTGTAATTATTGACACGTTAATGTGTACAGTCGCTTTAATGCTGCAGATGGTGAAGCCGGAGctacttttagtttcttttataTAGCCCACTAAtttatggaagcccatttctgaaactgggaaaaaaattaggatcctgtaatgagatagtatcttattataatgagatagtaactcgaaataatgagatagtatctcattataatgagatagtaaattgaaattatgagatagtatctcataatTCTGAAATGCTAAGTCATAATTCTGAGATTTTATCTCAAGAATTATGATTTACAGGatcctattttttttctcactgtgGTGGATTTGGTCTTCCAtactaatttgtgattttaagcTATAGTAATGCATCATCACTTATTGGTTggtttatattttgtattagtaAATAATTCCTGTAAAGTACCAAGTAACTAAAGCTAtccacaattaaataaataaagtgcagtaaaaaaaagtacagtaaTTTAGATAGATATAAATTCCTGCTATATTATTAATGTTCTGAATCTCTTgtatattgcactttttatatattagtaaatg from Cyclopterus lumpus isolate fCycLum1 chromosome 9, fCycLum1.pri, whole genome shotgun sequence includes these protein-coding regions:
- the snx18a gene encoding sorting nexin-18a, which gives rise to MALRARALYDFNSENPGEVSVRENEVLTLHSEQDIDGWFEGSNSRGERGLFPASYVEVLQNDVASALNNNNSSGGTSGDTYPDSRYANIPPAGFDDSNKQPNKAENFSKPPAPSVATLSAPTQQPQHTYQQPSQGSDDDWDDDWDDSSTVADEPGTVGGRYHDFEGNGPSTYRVSTSCAARGNAQQAKSSATVSRNLNRFSTFVKSGGEAFVLGEASGFVKDGDKICVVLGPHGPEWQENPYPFACTIDDPTKQTKFKGMKSYISYKLTPTHTQTQVNRRYKHFDWLYARLVEKFPVISVPHIPEKQATGRFEEDFISKRRKGLTWWMNHMTSHPVLARCDVFQHFIRCNSADEKAWKLGKRKAEKDEMVGANFFLTISTPAAPLDFQEVESKIDGFRAFTKRMDDGALQLSATANEFARKQIAGFRKEYQKVGLSFKVLGQAFEMDQQAYSAGLNQAIAFTGDAYDAVGEYFAEQPSKDLDPIMDLLALYQGHLANYPDIIHVQKGALTKVKESQKHVEEGKMDRAQAEGIDERCNIISCATLAEIQHFHQIRVRDYKAQMQHYLQQQIAFFQKITGKLEEALQKYDDA